The Proteiniphilum propionicum genome contains the following window.
ACTCGCCGTGTACCTGTGCCTTATAGTCCCCGGGAAGGTGTCATCGCATATCTGGGTTCTTCAACCAACGATTATGCAGAACGCAATTCAACAACTAATTATATTGCAACCAATCTTTATGCTGAATATGAAAAAACCTTTAATGGTACCCACTATTTTAAAGGTATGCTGGGTAACAACTATGAACAATCAACATATAATACTATAAATACAAGAAGAAACGGACTTATTTTTGAAGATGCCGACGATATAAATATGACAAACGGAAATGGAATAACGATAAGCAGTAATTATGAAAAATGGCGTATCGCAGGAGGTTTTTTTAGGTTTAACTACGGGTTTAAAGATAGATACTTACTGGAAGTAAACGGACGATTGGATGGATCAACAAAATTTCCTGTCGATAAGCAATGGGGCTTTTTCCCATCAGTTTCAGGCGCTTGGCGTGTTTCGGAAGAACCTTTCTGGCAATTGAACAATAAAGCAATTTCCGATTTAAAAATACGCTTGTCTTATGGTTCGCTAGGAAATGGGAATATTGCCTCATATGCATATCGCGAGCTATTTAATATAAGCCAGATGAGCCGACTGATAAATGGTACATTAAATCAGAAAACCTCTGTACCGGGAGTCATTCCCGATGGATTAACATGGGAAACAGCCACAACATCTAACATAGGAATCGATATGGGACTTCTTTATGGTAAAATGCGTTTTACAGGAGATGCTTACATACGTAAAACCAAAGATATGTTTACAGTCGGGATTGACTTGCCGGCAGTTTTTGGAGCAACTCCTCCAAAAGGCAACTATGCTGATATGACCACAAAAGGTTGGGAACTAAGCTTGAGCTGGCAGGACAAATTCAACATTGCAAGCAAGCCTTTCCAATACAACATACGCGTTACAATGGCCGATTATCTCTCTAAACTTGATAAATACAATAATCCTGAAAAAGACCTGGGAGGATATCTTGATGCAAGGGTAAATTATTATGAAGGAATGACCCTTGGCGAAATTTGGGGTTATGTAACCGAAGGGTTTTTTACCTCTCTGGATGATGTAAACAATCACGCATCACAAAGACTTTATTTTGCTTCCAACTCGGGAACATGGCTTCCTGGTGATATAAAATTCAAAGATTTGAATAACGACAAGGTTATCGATTACGGAACAAATAAAGTAGGGGATCCAGGAGATAGGAAAGTGATCGGAAATACTACTCCACGCTACACTTACAGCATTAACTTGGGAGCTGAATGGAACGGAATTTTCTTGTCCGCCTTTTTCCAGGGAGTGGGGAAACAAGATTGGTGGCCGGGTACGGATAATGCACTGTTTTGGGGACAATATAATCGTCCTTACAATAATATCCCTTCATCAATGATAGGCAATATATGGTCAGAAGAAAAACCAGATACCTATTTCCCAAGGTATCGCGGTTATGTAGCCCTGCAAAGCACACGCGAATTATCGGTTGTACAAACTAGATATTTACAAAATGTAGCTTATATAAGATTGAAGAACATGCAGTTAGGGTACAATTTCCCAAGAAAAACATTGTTGCCACTAAAGATGGAGGTAGCCCGTCTATATCTTACTGCAGAAAATCTCTGGTGTTGGTCTCCGCTTTACAAGCATACAAAGAATTTTGATGTTGGTAATATTTACGGAGAAGATATTGAGGCAAAATCAGCTGCAGGCAGCGGTGGCACTAATTCAATTATAGGTAATGGAGGTAATTCTTATAATTATCCGATACTTAAGAGTATTAGTGCCGGATTGTCTATTACATTTTAATTGATCTTTCGTTTTATAACATTTCGAAAAATAAAGTTCAAACTATCTCCTGTGATTGAGTCCACAATAAAAATCAATAGAAATAGAGTCCGTTTTTTAAACACTGATTACTGATTCAAGTTTTCATCTGTTTTTCAATAAAAAGACTTTTCACATCCAGAATTATAATTTATTAAATAAAAAAATATGAAAAAAATAATATTCTTTATACTAGCACTTTCATTATTTTATGCCTGTGATATGGAAGAACTACCAAAAGCTCAGGTATCAAAAAAGCCGGTTTTTGGCAGTGAGACAGGGTTAAAAATGTATACTAACTCTTTTTATGAAGTATTTCCTGGTGCAACCACCATATATTCAAATTCATATTATATTGCTCTAAATCAGGTAATCAAATATTTTACTGAAAACGGATTTAGCCCTGAAGAAAGCAGTGGGTGGAGTTGGGGAACTCTCAGAAACATAAACTACTTTATTGTTAATTGCTCCGATGAGTCAGTTCCATTGGATATTCGCAATAACTATATTGGAATTGCCAAATTCTTCCGGGCCTATTTTTATTTTGAGATGATGAAGCGATTCGGAGACCTTCCGTGGATTGATCATCCACTGGGAGTTGATGATCCATTGTTGTATGCGAGCCGCGACAAACGTTCAGTGATTGTTGAAAAAATAAAAGAGGACCTCGATTTCGCCATTGATAACATCAAGACTAAACGGGATCAGTCATGCTCTACAATAACTTCATCCGTTGCTGCCGCCCTGAAATCCCGAATTTG
Protein-coding sequences here:
- a CDS encoding SusC/RagA family TonB-linked outer membrane protein, encoding MMKNKKTKNGKSIEKASFASFLLFGQFKAILLFVFVTCSLTVLPETADQQQKKHLSGTVSDASGAPIIGANIVETGTTNGAITDVDGNFYIEVASNAIIRISYIGYLEQNINTTGLIKINITLIEDTKSLEEVVVVGYGVQKKVNLTGAVEQITSEVFDNRPMSNVTQGLQGVIPNLNISLADGKPDRSASYQVRGISSIGQGGSALVLIDGVEGDPTMLNPNDIASVSVLKDAASAAIYGARGTFGVVLITTKNPSKEKTSVTYSSNFMMKSPTIVPDMVTDSYIYANMFVEAYSSYYDYARSPSTFHKSVPYTQDWHNEMAKRRPGSGKPEVETDSNGNYFYYANTDWYDLLYKDRTYGTDHNLSVQGGTERADFFVSGRFYQQDGIFNYNSDDYSIYNVRAKGSAKISDWLRVENNMGLSQKDYFNPLTVADGNVWYGLESEAEPMSPMFNPDGTLTMAAAYSVGDLWYGKSGSKSKKRSISNTTSLFASFLNNSLRVIGDITYRNTDNREVTRRVPVPYSPREGVIAYLGSSTNDYAERNSTTNYIATNLYAEYEKTFNGTHYFKGMLGNNYEQSTYNTINTRRNGLIFEDADDINMTNGNGITISSNYEKWRIAGGFFRFNYGFKDRYLLEVNGRLDGSTKFPVDKQWGFFPSVSGAWRVSEEPFWQLNNKAISDLKIRLSYGSLGNGNIASYAYRELFNISQMSRLINGTLNQKTSVPGVIPDGLTWETATTSNIGIDMGLLYGKMRFTGDAYIRKTKDMFTVGIDLPAVFGATPPKGNYADMTTKGWELSLSWQDKFNIASKPFQYNIRVTMADYLSKLDKYNNPEKDLGGYLDARVNYYEGMTLGEIWGYVTEGFFTSLDDVNNHASQRLYFASNSGTWLPGDIKFKDLNNDKVIDYGTNKVGDPGDRKVIGNTTPRYTYSINLGAEWNGIFLSAFFQGVGKQDWWPGTDNALFWGQYNRPYNNIPSSMIGNIWSEEKPDTYFPRYRGYVALQSTRELSVVQTRYLQNVAYIRLKNMQLGYNFPRKTLLPLKMEVARLYLTAENLWCWSPLYKHTKNFDVGNIYGEDIEAKSAAGSGGTNSIIGNGGNSYNYPILKSISAGLSITF